In Leucoraja erinacea ecotype New England chromosome 20, Leri_hhj_1, whole genome shotgun sequence, the DNA window gatattcaccgtgggggggggtggatattCACTGTGGGGGGGGTGGATATTCACCGGGGGGGGGTGGATATtcaccgtggggggggggggatattcactgggggggggggtggatattcactgtggggggggggtggatattcactgtggggggggtggatattcaccgtggggggggggtggatattcACCGTGGGGGGGGTGGTTATTCACTGTGGGGGGGCCGGGCTTATTACCAACCAGTGCCTGTGTTGTGTGTTTACTGTGTGTGAGCGCTGGCTACCTTTGCCATCCCAGTGAGGTACGCTCGGCAGAATGCCCCCACGGTCTGGGCTGTCACCCTATCACCCTCCATCCTGTAGGTCACCGTCCCCGTGACGTTGATCATTCGCACTGCCGGGATGTCCAGGTCCCGGATGTGGAAAAACTCCCGGATGCGGCCATTCCGAGTATCACTGGAGTCGACCAAAATGAAGATGATCTGTGGGCTCAACAAGAGAGATTGACATCAGGACAGCTGGCAGCGCAGAGAGAGACTTAAACCCACAGCATTATCATTGGCAGCTTTGaccgtccggagtcgccttccagagggaagtgattcaaagagtttgtggccaggatgagaggggtcagagatgatcttgcccgctcacttcctggcccttgcagtttaGGATTGATGAACGAGTGCTGGTGTATCGACCAGCTGCAGCTTGTTCAATGCACGTCTCCCCCCAAAACTGAACCTTGTCGGGTCATGTTCCAGCACAGAGCGGTGAGCAGAAAcatctgggaaggaactgcagatgctggtttaaaccgtagatagacacaaaatgctggagtaactcagcgggacgggcagcgtctctggggagaaggaatgggtgacgtttcaggtcgaggtcctcagtctgaagaagggtcttgaccagaaacgtcacccattccttctctccagagatgctgcccgtcccactgagttactccagcattttgtgtccatcttaggaaGTAATTATTGGACTTGGTGTTTGACTGTCACATGGACCAAGACACAGTCAGATGCTTTAGTTTGCGAGCCGTCCAGTTTGATCTGACCAGACCACACACGTGCACAACAGGCCGTGCACAGAGTAACATCCCAGCGAACAGCGTCACAGTCTTGTAGcgttaagggctgtcccacttggtaaTTTTttcgtcatatcagggtcgccaaaagattgttaacatttcaaaatccagcggcaacaaaaaaaaatgttgcgacacttgaaaaaacattaTGCGTCAATACTTGATCCCACTGCAAAttattcggtgacctgatacatcagtcaatgatgccgacagttgccaaaaaaatctccaagtgggacagactcGTTACACTTACAGAATAACTCATTGTGTTTCCATTGGGACAACCAAGCTCAAGTTGACTCAGTCATTTTCAGTTTTGCAATATAATGGACTGGTTACAAAGTACCACTGGTTATTAATTTATGATTGATAATTGCGGAGGTTCAGCACTGGCCTCCGCATCTCCCCTGCAGCCAACCCCAGTGACCAGCTGACCCTCACAACCACTTCCATCTGACAAGACATCGAGTGGCCAACTAATTGAACTAAAGCAGCTCCAATGTAACGACGTTACTAATTATTGTTTGATCTCCACAAATATAATCATCCCGTCAAATTAAACAATTTACTGGGTGTGATTGGCGAAGGGGAATGTTTGCAGGTttgtgagagagagagcagcTTGCCGCTGACTGAGGAGGGTGAATGGTAACACCATGAATtgtcctggccaagctggccatccgctagTCACGGTGCGAGGCGGTGGAGACCTGTAGAccgagccggctgcccgccccttctccgggtggggttagagagggactacacactgtccacgggcaccctgggggagctCCGGGATCGCTGGGCACTGCCGGGGGGGTGGGATGTATTCTTAATATAGTTGtatatagaatggagcagctgggcttgtacacactggagtttagaaggatgagagggcatctcattgaaacatataagattgttaagggtttggacacgctagaggcaggaaacatgttcccgatgttgggggagtcagaatcaggggccacagtttaagaataaggagtaagccatttagaacggagatgaggaaacactttttctcacagagagtggtgagtctgtggaattctctgcctcagagggcggtggaggccggttctctggatactttcaagagagagttagatagggctcttaaagttagcggagtcaggggatatggggagaaggcaggaacggggtactgattgtggatgatcagccatgatcacattgaatggcggtgctggctcgaagggccgaatggcctcctcctgcacctattgtctattatagtttatttagtatatttgtattGCTTGCATTGTGGTGCTGGGTTTGCTTTGAATAAATTAAtattgtacatattattgtaaataattatttttggttataaaaataaaaattttaaaTTGCTGTGAAACGTGTGTGATTGAAGTTGTGGATGTAATCTCTTCACGTTTGATAGGAAACAAGATGAAGATAAATCGAATGAATAGGACCTGGGTTGAGATAAAATCTCACGCTACGATCAGAATCACATTGGATGATTGACATGAAAGAAATGTTGATTCTATTGTGCGTGGTGAGAAGATGCAAATGGCCGTCAGGGAGAGAAAGCAGACTGATGTTTCAATTTCATCATCAAAGACTGGTGTACAAAGCAGCAACCATGTTGTAATACTCGAGGCAGTGTAAAGGATAAAGTCTATATCTCATGTCTTCACTGATTTAATTTCTGGGACTTCAGTAACAGCTGAATTATATTACTTCTCATCTTAGACATTTGTAAGTGAGTATAAACACTCCGAGTTATTTTGTTTACAAGTTCTGGTCCACATGTTACATTCGATGTGTCATCATTATTCCAAatgaggggctgtcccactgcggtgacctaatctacgagtttagacgagtttgccctcgactcaaactcgcaacatggtcgacacgtggtcccagGAGGTCacgggaactctccttcatgctcaaggagGTTGGTCAATCCAgcttgcggtttcatcgctgatggaCAATCCAGCTTGaggttgaaggtcgaagacactcttcttaactcacggattaggttgccgcagtgggacagcccctttagtgagtagtggagtcagacagcatggaaacaggcccttcagcccatctaatccacaccggccaacatgcccccatctacactgcgtttggtccatatctgtaAACctgtcatgtacctgtccaaatgtctggtgaatgttgttattgtcacggcctcaacttcctcctctggcaactcattccccaCTGtctcttggattcctattaaatcttttccccttcaccttgaatctgtgtcctctagtccttgattcccctactctgggcaagagactctgtgcatctattcccctcgtgattctatacacctctataagatcacccctcatcctcctgtgctccaaggaatagagacccagtttactcaacctctccctgtagctcacgccCTTGAGTcccgacaacatcctcgtaaatcttctccgcgccctttccagcttgaacgTTTGAAGCGTTCATTTGTTTTCTCTTCCCCGTTATGTACaacgtttacatattcacatattctgttgtgctgcagcaagtaagaatttcattgtctcgtccgggacgtgacaataaaactcttgaatctcttgagtcTCGGAAAACCATGAACTAGTTCAGGTGTAAAATTCAAGTTAAATCAGAGTTAAAAGTGAAAAAGTTGCAATAAAAAGTAAATGTCAAGAGATGCATGTTTCAATAAAAACCTATTTGTTGGTTGATTGTACTAGTGCAGCTTTAGATGTCAGGGAGAGATGAACTAATTTATTTAAAAGTGGTGGCAGTGAAGCAGACCTGGCCCTTGAAGTCAGCAGCTGTTGTGTGAAAGGCTTTGTAGACGGCATCAAACTGTTCCACAGTCTTGTCTGTGAAGAGCAGGAGGTGGCTGTCGATCCCCACATCAAATGTTTTCCTCGAGTTCTGGGGAATAGAAgaaacaaatacaaatacaaggcatagaaacatatacagttCTCACAGGATTGGACagggctggaggcaggaaacatgttccccatgttgggggagtccagaaccaggggtcacagtttaagaataaggggtcagccatttacatagaaacatagaaattaggtgcaggagtaggccattcggcccttcgagcctgcaccgccattcaatatgatcatggctgatcatccaactcagtatcccgtacctgccttctctccataccccctgatccccttagccacaagggccacatctaactccctcttaaatatagccaatgaactggcctcaactaccctctgtggcagagagttccagagattcaccactctctgtgtgaaaaaagttcttctcatctcggttttaaaggatttcccccttatccttaagctgtgaccccttgtcctggacttccccaacatcgggaacaatcttcctgcatctagcctgtccaaccccttaagaatttaggactgagatgaggatgaactttttcacccagagagttgtgaatctgtggaattctctgccacagacggcagtggaggccgattcactggatgtattaaagagagagttagatttagggatagcggaatcaagggatatggggagaaagcaggaacggggtactgatattggatgatcagccatgatcacattgaatggcggtgctagctcgaagggccgaatggcctctactcctgcacctgttgtctatgtttctatgtttccaagcaAATTAAATTttcacaaactcagcgggtgcagcagcatctatggagcgaaggaaataggcaatgtttcgggccgaaacccttcttcagacctaaggaaataggcaacttcagGCAACCCATTCTtagagaaacccttcttcagacctaaggaaataggtaacgtttcgggccgaaaccctttcgggtttcgtcccgaaacgttgcctatttccttcgctccatagatgctgctgcacccgctgagtttctccagcttttttgtctaccttcgattctccagcatctgcagttccttcttaaacaaattaattTTTCACATTTGAATACTTTGGAAACAAAGATGGTTTTGAGGTTTTACTTTACAGAAATAACTTTTATTTAAGAATTCTACTTCAAATGTAACAATATGAACTCTACGAATGAATGCCTTGGTTTTACGGTGGGCCAGTCATGTGTGAAGTCTCAATCTTACTTCATTCATTTCTACTCAGAGGGACTGTGTAGTAACACAAAATAATGGAACAAACCAGGGACATCTTGAAATCAGTGGGACTCCTAGATAAACTAACCATTAAAGTCTTATCCGGCCAATGTAACGGAAGAAATAACTTGAAACTGTGAATGATATTTCATTAAAGTAATGAAACAGTACCACGTGATTGTATTCGGTGACTGATGGCAGCGCGTTGACTTTGATGAATTTAACTAGAGGGTTTTTCTGCATTTCATGTCCGTCAGCAGGCTCGTAGACTACTTGTCTTTCTTCAAACTATAACCAAGCAGAAACATGCAACcgttatagatacatagatacatagacaacaggtgcaggagtaggccattcgtcccttcgagccagcaccaccattcaatgtgatcatggctgatcatccacaatcagaaccccgttcctgccttctccccatatcccctgactccgctatctttaagagctctgtctagctctctcttgaaagtatccagtgaatcagcctccaccgccacagattcacaactctctgggtgaaaaggtgtttcctcatctcagttctaaatggccgaccccttattcttaaactgtggcccctggttctggactcccccaacatcgggaacatgtttcctgcctctagcgtacccAATCCTGTAattactttatatgtttctataagataccccctcatccttttaaactccagagtgtacaagcccagccgctccattctctcagcatataacagtttCGCCATCCCgcaaattaacctcgtgaacctacgctgcactccctcaatagcaagaatgtccttcctcagattaggggaccaaaactgccctcaatactccaggtgtggtctcactagggccctgtacaactgcagaaggacctctttgctcctatactcaactcctcttgtaataaaggccaacatgccatttgctttcttcactgcctgctgtacctgcatgtttactatcaatgactgatgaacaaggacccccagatcccgttgtacttccccttttcctaatctgacaccattcagataataatctgccttcctgtttttgctaccaaagtggataaacctcacatttaactgcatctgccatgcatctgcccactgccccaacctgttcaaggcagattactatcgaaataaataattaagagtagaattaggccatttgggccatcatatctactccgccattcaatcatggctgatctatctctccctcctaaccccattctcctgccttctccccataacccctgacacccgcactaatcaagaatctatctatctctgcctcaaaaatatccactgacttggcctccacagccctctattaAACAAGATCCTGCGATCTTTCACACAATCACTTTAGCTCTTCAATAACATCAGACGATGTCACTAATTCTGGATGTGAGGAGTGTGAGTATTGGTCTGAGATCAGTACCTTGCGGAACAATGCAACAGTGTCCCTGGTGATGTTGTACTTGGCAAAGTGCTTCACATTACTCGTGACACCAAATGGTAGATCAGGGACATCTTTGGCAGCTTCATAGAATGTCTCAGTGCCTTTACTTTTCACATCCTAGTTGGAAGTAAAGTCGTCTTTAATACTTTATAAATAATAAGctcatattattttttttaaattataacacAGAAAATTGATAACAGAAACTAGCAGGGTGCGGTTACAAATAAACCCCAGGCACTAATGTTGTTACCGGTATAAACAACATTATGTTATTAGGAATTTGAGTTCCATCAGAATGTAACTACCCGATATATGAGGGGTGCTAATCCTAGATTCTCCACCTCACACCAATTTCATTATACacactaaacgctggagtaactcagcaggacaggcagcatctgtggagagaaggaatagctgatgtttcaggtcgagacccttcttcagacaggtcgaccaaaacatcacccattccttctctccagagatgctgcctgtcccgctgagttactccagcgttttgtgtctatctttggtttaaaccagcacctgcagttccttcctgcacatatgttATTCTATTTTGTTATTCTTCCTGTCAGAGGTGATTCTCTGTCTCAATGTTAAGGCAAATGCGCTAAGGTTTTTAACTAAATAATCCGTTTATAAGCGTtttcaataatgtttttttttttttaaattttatttttattagcggtacagtaaatcacattaatacatcgcatatatcttattacattatgttgtaccacttcattttttgagctttaaaaagatagaaataaaagaagtaaggaaagtaagcaagaatcgtgaaggtgcaggaaagtgttgggagaagagaaccccttagggaaggaattagagaaggaagtaaagaaaagaaataagaccctagaaagaaaagaaagaaaggaaaatcaatcgctctattgtaacacaaaactccgcaaaaaaggatctaCCTGTACCacccgtgtttttattaaaaatttattttataccccccattaccaggtcctggtagcctttatgttttaacttattattgcaccttatgcttgtaatagttccataaatgccgACCACgtattttggaagtgatctgctttgcctgctaggaggagtctcatctcttccaagtgtaatgtttcgaacatgtttgatatccacatttttgtgttggtattggagcatttttccaaaatttaagtataagcttttttcccattattagcccataattaagtaaattcttttgaaacatatttaattctgggttaccttccgatattccaaaaatgatccattctactttgggtagtagttttgttttaaataattttgtgaagatttcaaacatttcgttccagaattttttaatttttatacagaaaacaaaagagtgcgctatgttagcttcttgtgactaacatctatcacaaatgggtgagacattggggaaaagtttatttattcatatgttcATGAACATTTATATgttcatttttaaatgtattgataGAGTTAAATTACGTTAGCGTTCCTTAAAAATATTTGAACcaagtttttaaatgttgtaattaaaGTCAGATTCATGTCGCACAGAGTGGCTGTTTCATTGGCCAGCCcaaactatctccccccccccaccacccccacctgtCCCACCTGCTCTCTCTCGCCACCACTTCTCATTAATACTTCcagttggcattggtttattgtatGTTATTAatttgaatcgcatttcttctCACAAGCCCATGTTTAATTGCTACGTGACAATGCCATTTGCTTGTCACTGTGATCTGTCTGTCTCAGTTTCCACAACCGCCTCCTTGTGAACAGAGAATATTCTCGGTATTGGCCACTCCAATATTTCCCAGAAGATGCGCTGGTTTCCCCAACTCACGGCTTTCACCTTCAGCAGCTCAACGCACAGATCCTCATCCTAGAGAGGAACAAAGATCTACAGTGCTGGTTcattcacaaaaggacacagagtgctggagtaactcagcaggtcaggcagcatctgtggagaacatggataggtgatgtttcacagagtgctggagtaactcagcgggtcaggcagcatctgtggagaacatggataggtgacgtttcacagagtgctggagtaactcagcgggtgcagcagcatctatggagctaaggaaataggcgacgtttcgagccgaaacccagaagggtttcggcctgaaacgttgcctatttccatgaggatttcggccccgaaaagttgcccatttccttcgctccatagatgctgctgcaccataactcagtggctGTGGTTCAGGATGAGCTGCAGGGAATGATGGGCGGATATGGAATACTGAAGGCTGTGGTTCGGGATGAGCTGCAGGGAATGATGGGCGGATATGGAATACTGAAGGCTGTGGTTCGGGATGAGCTGCAGGGAATGATGAGTGGATATGGAATACTGAAGCTGTGGTTCAGGATAAGCTGCAGGGAAGTATTGATCTGATTCATTGACACGAGTCAGAGTTGGATGGTAAAGCTACAAGTTGTTGGCAGAGAGATTATATCGAGGCGCTGGGCATTGACGTGACATCACCTGGGGAGCAGCAGAGACGGGTTTCCTTGGTGAAGGTGCAGAGATCGACCAAAGACgggcaaatgggatgagtgtggatggggcttgttggtgggcagggatgggttgggccgaagggcctgtttctgagctgtatgaccAACACAACAGCCACACGATGATTGATTACAGACACAAAGCACAACACATGCTCATCACACCAACACCGTTAAACATGGCTGACAGACACTACCTTGAAGAATCCGATGACCACCACATCGCCAGAGTCAATGAAGGTATGGAGTTGGGGCAAGGTGGTCAGTAGATCGGCACTCACCCCCGTCCTCCTCTTTAGCCACGTCACGATGGCAGAGCCTGTCCTCACTCCTGAAAGAAAGCATTCAGAACCTTCCACtggagagatacaggcccttcagcccaccgaccaacaatctggttctatcctacattcataggacaattgacaatttacagaagccaattaacctgcaaacatgtatgtctttgggattcacaaattcacaagttataggagtagaattaggccattcggcccatcgaggccacTACTACCCACACTACTGTAAGAGATCGAACCGGCTCAATCTAATCTGACAACCTCCCGATTCATCAACTTGATTGAGTTCAAAAATCAATATTATTAAAAGCTGCTTTAAATGTCAGTGAATTAGTCACAGAGTCAACGTCGCTAGATCATTGTGTAAAACATCAACATTTTATAACATATGTCATGAATGAATGTAAACGTGACGTGTGTGTGTAGCGTGTAATAtgtgctgggaggggggggggggggtgtgtgtgggggggggggtgggggtgtggggaggggggggtgggaggggggctagagggagggggagggggctggggggagggggagggggctagggggggggggagggggataggggggtggggggggggctagggggagggggagggggagtgggctaGGGGGAGCAGACGTGGGTCCGGGGTCGGTGATGCACTGACCTGTGCAGTTGAGGGGGCTCCTCCGGTCTCCATTGACGAAGTACTTCAGCGTGGGATAGTCCTGGACGTTGAATTCCTGTACTAGCTCCTTCTGTGTCGGGACGTCCACCAATCCCAGCGCCGCTGCGTAGTTCtccttcttcagatgttctgCTGCTTCCCTAAACTCACTCAGCAGCTCATGTGAGGCCCCAGAGAGAGGGGCGTCTGTACAAAGTGAACAACAGTATCGCTGCACAATATGCTGTTGCtccattaacccacaaacccccacacacacacacacacacacacacacgcacgcacgcgcaccacacacacacacgcacgcacacacacacacacacacgcacgcacacacacacacacgcacgcacgcacacacacacacacacgcacacacacacacgcacgcacgcacacacacacacacacacacacgcacacacacacacacacacacacacacgcacgcacacacacacacacgcacacacacacacacgcacgcacgcacgcctttaggggaacccggagaaaacccacgcggtcacgggcagaacgtgcaaactccgtacagacagcacccgaggatcttatacaaaaatataaaattcttaagggattggacaggctagatgcaggaaacatgttcccgatgttgggggagtccagaaccaggggccacagtttaagattaaggggtaagccatttaggactgagatgaggaaacactttttcacccagagagttgtgtgaatctgtggaattctctgccacagaaggcagtggaggccaattcactggatgttttccagagagagttagatttagctctttgggctaaaggaatcaagggatatggggaaaaagcaggaacggggtactgattgtggatgatcagccatggtcacattgagtggcggtgctggctcgaagggccgaatggcctcctactgcacctattttctactgtATGTTTTCTATGATTTCTATATCAGGGTTGaacaggtgtctggcgctgtgaccagcagctccacccgctgcagtTTGTATTCCATTGGTGGTGAATCAGGAAGTGATGAATGTTATGCATCTGCTGCTCTGCCACAAAGAagactttcattattctgtgtcgggacatttgacaataaacgcTCCTGGCTCCTGACACACGCTCTCTGCCGGGACACTAGTCAccaacacaaacatagaaacatagaaaataggtgcaggagtaggccattcagcccttcgagcctgcaccgccattcaatatgatcatggctgataatccaactcagtatcccatccctgccttctctccataccccctgatccctttagccacaagggccacatctaactccctcttaaatttagccaatgaactgtggcctcaactaccttctgtggcagagagttccacagattcaccactctctgtgtaaaaaatgattttctcatctcggtcctaaaagatttccctcttattcttaaactgtgaccccttgttgtggacttccccaacatctagaataatcttcctgcatctaacctgtccaaccccttaagaattttgtaagtttcattaagatcccccctcaatcttctaaattctagcgtgtacaaaccgagtctatccagtctttcttcatatgaaagtcctgccatcccaggaatcagtctggtgaaccttctctgtactccctctatggccagaatgtccttcctcggattaggagaccaaaactgtacgcaatactccaggtgtggtctcaccaagaccctgtacaactacagtagaacctccctgctcctatactcaaatccttttgctatgaatgctaacataccattcgctttcttcactgcctactgcacctgcatgcctacttttaatgactggtgtaccatgacacccaggtctcgttgcatctccccttttcctaatcggctaccattcagataacaactaccttcgtcacctatccatgttctccacagatgctgcctgacccgctgagttatggtgcagcagcatctatggagcgaaggaaataggcaacgtttcggggccgaaatccttatggaaataggcaacgtttcaggccgaaacccttccgggtttcggcccgaaacgttgcctatttccttagctccacagatgctgctgcacctgctgagttactccagcactctgtgaaacgtcacctatccatgtttctccacagatgctgcctgacccgctgagttactccagcactctgtgaaacgtcacctatccatgttctccacagatgctgcctgacccactgagttactccagcactctgtgaaacgtcacct includes these proteins:
- the LOC129706614 gene encoding protein disulfide-isomerase-like, whose product is MRFLLLALLLTAVISTIAAELSTKDKKAKAGRKAALQKIKEDNGILVITKENLDQALSENNVLLLQFHAPLSGASHELLSEFREAAEHLKKENYAAALGLVDVPTQKELVQEFNVQDYPTLKYFVNGDRRSPLNCTGVRTGSAIVTWLKRRTGVSADLLTTLPQLHTFIDSGDVVVIGFFKDVKSKGTETFYEAAKDVPDLPFGVTSNVKHFAKYNITRDTVALFRKFEERQVVYEPADGHEMQKNPLVKFIKVNALPSVTEYNHVNSRKTFDVGIDSHLLLFTDKTVEQFDAVYKAFHTTAADFKGQIIFILVDSSDTRNGRIREFFHIRDLDIPAVRMINVTGTVTYRMEGDRVTAQTVGAFCRAYLTGMAKTYQSSEELADDWNTHPVKVLVGRNFEEVVFNSTRDVFVLFCAPWAERCKDIHSLWDQLGMKYSALESLVIAKIDITANEVDSVMVDQFPNVKYFPADEHRKIQHYTAAHTLQAWSQFLDKEEEMKKLRHGSDVADEETKDEL